The Pseudomonadota bacterium genome includes a region encoding these proteins:
- a CDS encoding TonB-dependent receptor codes for MACLVLASGVVAQDAEDEEPGSQASDEEAGEFRLEAIEVTAQRREQDVISVPVTVGTVSPALIEESSSILLSDIDKFIPGFNFSDSSMTQAGISMRGISSPSISVGGDPSSATFYDGVYMPRAAQNVLFSDLERVEVLKGPQGTLFGRNAAMGVVNIVPNRPRSWREGFIKGMWGTDYLARYEGMVNLPLGDSVFVRANFLSNDQDGIVENVARPEWNNDSRIWDLGERDHSAGRLSMLWLISPATDLQISYDLDDLEQAPPMAVGVSEFAYEGGRDPFADRAENDVRHGVESRDMYGFTAKLNHEFSSRWSAKYLLGYRDWETINREDEDGTAEITRYFDTSNNEDSDILYTELQVNFTGDRINAVAGFSYSEEDVAQQTELNVTADTVARLTTQQLNAMTQGALGLDHIWNAGEWAAALNALGFADPIMAAIGMPGMPLTADIVNATGDLTYDIVAAQLGIPEIFGPSFSGQFWQENIFNTGDFSNWGIYADVDYAITDRWSLIAGLRYSRDSKDFTWLIPETTFTELRPGVGNVLFPTVDLSASDDWDKITGRLVTSFQIDDDQMVFASYSTGYKSGGFDSLVPIDQSAGQQAFAPEDSTNFEIGYKARLWDRVVANISAYRTELDNFQISVESRPPGSPQAVPTIINENREITGFEVDFRWYIRERLLLGVVTEIRETDIDTPAFYDALGELVPAKSKSFDADTNYTLLLNWSRPVQNGNLNVHLDYVFVENTNDQQPNLEDFKLALPDYFTDREDLNMRVSWTNESQTWEFALWAKNLFDNRYVESVGGRTAAILGTPFGRINRGREVGVDLKYSF; via the coding sequence ATGGCCTGCCTGGTCCTTGCCTCAGGGGTGGTTGCCCAGGACGCAGAGGACGAGGAGCCGGGGTCGCAGGCCTCCGACGAGGAGGCCGGCGAGTTCCGGCTCGAGGCCATCGAGGTCACGGCCCAGCGACGCGAACAGGATGTCATCTCCGTTCCGGTCACCGTCGGCACCGTGAGTCCGGCGCTGATCGAGGAGAGTTCGTCGATCCTGCTCAGCGATATCGACAAGTTCATCCCCGGGTTCAACTTCAGCGACAGCTCCATGACCCAGGCCGGCATTTCGATGCGCGGCATTTCCAGCCCGAGCATTTCAGTTGGCGGCGACCCGTCCTCGGCCACGTTCTACGATGGCGTTTACATGCCGCGCGCCGCGCAAAACGTGCTGTTTTCGGATCTGGAGCGGGTCGAGGTGCTCAAGGGGCCGCAGGGCACGCTGTTCGGGCGAAATGCCGCGATGGGTGTGGTCAATATTGTTCCCAACCGTCCGCGCAGCTGGCGCGAAGGCTTCATCAAGGGCATGTGGGGTACCGATTATCTCGCGCGCTATGAGGGCATGGTCAACCTGCCGCTTGGCGACAGCGTGTTCGTGCGCGCCAACTTTCTCAGCAACGATCAGGACGGCATCGTCGAGAACGTGGCCCGACCGGAATGGAACAACGACAGCCGGATCTGGGATCTGGGTGAACGCGACCACAGCGCCGGTCGGCTGTCGATGCTGTGGCTGATCTCGCCGGCGACCGATCTGCAGATCTCCTACGATCTGGATGATCTCGAACAGGCGCCGCCGATGGCGGTCGGCGTCAGTGAGTTCGCCTATGAAGGTGGACGAGACCCCTTTGCCGATCGCGCCGAGAACGACGTTCGCCATGGTGTGGAATCACGCGACATGTACGGCTTTACGGCCAAGCTCAACCACGAATTCAGTTCCCGGTGGTCGGCCAAGTACCTGCTCGGCTATCGGGACTGGGAAACGATCAACCGGGAAGATGAAGACGGAACCGCCGAAATCACCCGCTATTTCGACACGTCGAACAATGAAGACTCCGACATTCTCTACACCGAGCTGCAGGTCAACTTCACCGGCGACCGCATCAACGCCGTGGCCGGGTTTTCCTACTCGGAAGAAGACGTGGCACAGCAGACCGAGCTCAATGTCACGGCCGACACCGTGGCGCGATTGACCACCCAGCAGCTCAATGCCATGACCCAGGGCGCGCTGGGGCTCGATCACATCTGGAATGCCGGTGAGTGGGCGGCTGCGCTGAACGCGCTGGGGTTTGCTGATCCCATCATGGCCGCCATCGGCATGCCAGGCATGCCCCTGACGGCCGATATCGTCAACGCCACCGGAGATCTGACCTATGACATCGTCGCCGCGCAGCTCGGCATTCCGGAGATCTTCGGACCCAGCTTCAGCGGGCAGTTCTGGCAGGAGAACATCTTCAACACCGGCGATTTCAGCAATTGGGGCATTTACGCCGACGTCGATTACGCCATCACCGACCGCTGGAGCCTGATTGCCGGCCTGCGCTATTCGCGCGACAGCAAGGACTTCACGTGGCTCATTCCCGAAACCACCTTTACTGAACTTCGCCCGGGAGTCGGCAACGTCCTGTTCCCAACGGTTGATCTGTCGGCCAGCGACGACTGGGACAAGATCACCGGTCGCCTGGTTACAAGCTTTCAGATCGATGACGACCAGATGGTGTTCGCCTCCTATTCGACCGGCTACAAGTCGGGTGGCTTCGACTCACTGGTACCGATCGATCAGTCCGCCGGTCAGCAGGCATTTGCCCCGGAAGACTCGACCAATTTCGAGATTGGCTACAAGGCCCGGCTCTGGGACCGCGTCGTCGCCAACATCAGCGCCTATCGAACGGAGCTCGACAACTTCCAGATCAGCGTCGAGTCGAGACCGCCGGGCAGCCCGCAGGCGGTCCCGACCATCATCAACGAAAACCGCGAAATCACCGGATTTGAAGTCGACTTTCGCTGGTATATCCGTGAGCGGCTGCTGTTGGGTGTCGTAACCGAGATTCGCGAAACCGACATTGATACACCCGCCTTCTACGACGCATTGGGCGAGCTGGTGCCGGCGAAATCGAAGTCATTCGACGCCGATACCAACTACACCCTGCTTCTCAACTGGTCACGCCCCGTGCAGAATGGCAATCTCAATGTTCACCTGGACTATGTGTTCGTGGAGAACACAAACGACCAGCAGCCCAACCTCGAAGACTTCAAGCTGGCGTTGCCCGACTACTTTACCGACCGGGAAGATCTGAACATGCGGGTTTCCTGGACGAATGAAAGCCAGACCTGGGAATTCGCGCTGTGGGCGAAGAACCTGTTCGACAATCGCTATGTCGAGTCGGTCGGCGGACGGACAGCAGCGATCCTTGGAACACCGTTTGGGCGTATCAACCGCGGACGTGAGGTGGGAGTCGATCTGAAATACAGCTTCTGA
- a CDS encoding 3'-5' exonuclease: MIRQLRHPVRHWLWRRRTRGRPGQWPDPCQRVVDAPLLAVDLEMTGLDARSDEIVSLGWVAIDQGAIDLSSAREIRVSRSSGVSVGHSATIHGLRDCDLGDQPDLDHGLRALLAAVRGRIAVFHHAALDLAFLDRACRRHVDQAWPTPFIDTLQWFRKRLHLARPADHAARGEATLAAASRHFGLVQRSRHGALEDALSCAELVLALGHHSRARLVEVARLPPK, from the coding sequence GTGATCAGGCAACTGCGCCATCCGGTTCGCCACTGGCTCTGGCGGCGTCGGACGCGCGGTCGGCCCGGGCAGTGGCCGGATCCCTGTCAACGGGTCGTCGATGCGCCCCTGCTTGCCGTGGACCTCGAGATGACCGGGCTCGATGCCCGCAGCGACGAGATTGTCAGCCTTGGCTGGGTGGCGATCGACCAGGGCGCCATCGATCTGTCGTCGGCTCGCGAGATTCGGGTTTCCCGGAGCAGCGGTGTTTCGGTCGGACACTCCGCGACCATTCATGGTCTGCGCGACTGCGACCTGGGCGATCAGCCGGACCTTGATCACGGGCTACGGGCGCTGCTGGCCGCTGTCCGGGGACGAATTGCCGTCTTTCACCACGCTGCGCTCGACCTGGCCTTTCTTGATCGTGCCTGTCGGCGCCACGTCGATCAGGCCTGGCCGACCCCGTTCATCGATACCCTGCAGTGGTTTCGCAAGCGACTCCACCTGGCCCGTCCCGCCGATCACGCCGCGCGGGGCGAGGCCACTCTGGCCGCGGCAAGTCGTCACTTCGGGCTGGTACAGCGCAGCCGGCACGGTGCCCTTGAGGACGCCCTGTCGTGCGCCGAGCTGGTGCTGGCGCTCGGGCATCACAGCCGGGCAAGGCTGGTCGAGGTCGCCAGACTGCCGCCGAAATGA
- a CDS encoding CBS domain-containing protein, which translates to MSTLPDDITGFLARVIPFDDLSPAQIGRLARALRIRYARRGEEIARFDPPGRSGLFVVRTGAVELVDDTGEALEHRDEGELFGHRIAFEPPVERYSARALEDSLVWEWQQALIDRLIDAEPSVARFLAERPAARLAGGSGSDALDTLSMLSLRPAITADPAETVGECARRMARHRISCLPVLDNGRLTGIITDRDLRNRVLAREMATNSPVRDIMTPDPATVPDSVPPATAVVEMMRLGIHHLPVVNAQGSLVAVVSAGDLIQVQAPDPLRLVRDIGRADELDAIVGLARKGPAMLARLSAGGTGVSEIGRMAGRITDACTGRLIELAAERLGEPPMAWAWLAFGSQARLEQGLTGDQDNGLLLADEPDEAADTYFRKLAEFVCAGLDACGYVYCPGGVMAQGEWRMSRKAWRSRFDGWIREPEPKSVMHCSIFFDMRPVRGDMHLARSLHRDVLEQAAESDIFRRFLAAESMAHRPPLGLFRQFVQERGGGRSKGLNLKKRGVIPIVDLARVHALEGAIEVVHTEERIRHAGRTDLLTTGDADDLIHALRFIGGVRLRHQVCQLERGEQPDNLVDPDELSSLHRRYLRSAFSIVTSAQRAMAQHYML; encoded by the coding sequence ATGAGCACGCTGCCCGACGACATCACCGGGTTTCTCGCCAGGGTCATTCCCTTCGACGACCTGTCGCCGGCGCAGATCGGGCGCCTCGCTCGCGCCCTGCGTATCCGCTATGCGCGCCGCGGCGAAGAGATTGCCCGCTTCGATCCGCCTGGCCGATCCGGCCTGTTTGTCGTGCGTACCGGCGCCGTGGAGCTGGTCGACGACACCGGGGAGGCACTCGAGCACCGTGACGAAGGCGAGCTGTTCGGCCACCGGATCGCCTTCGAACCGCCGGTTGAGCGATACTCGGCCCGGGCGCTCGAGGACAGCCTCGTTTGGGAGTGGCAGCAGGCGCTCATCGACCGGCTGATTGACGCTGAACCGTCGGTGGCACGCTTTCTGGCCGAACGCCCCGCCGCGCGGCTGGCCGGCGGAAGTGGTTCCGACGCCCTGGACACGCTGTCAATGCTGTCGCTGCGCCCGGCCATCACTGCCGATCCCGCCGAGACCGTCGGCGAGTGTGCGCGGAGAATGGCCAGGCACCGGATCAGCTGCCTGCCCGTGCTCGACAACGGCCGCCTCACCGGCATCATCACTGACCGCGATCTGCGCAATCGCGTGCTGGCCAGAGAGATGGCCACCAATTCCCCGGTCCGCGACATCATGACGCCCGATCCCGCGACCGTGCCCGACAGCGTCCCGCCCGCGACAGCCGTCGTCGAGATGATGCGCCTGGGCATCCATCATCTTCCCGTCGTCAACGCGCAGGGAAGCCTGGTGGCCGTAGTCAGCGCGGGTGACCTGATCCAGGTCCAGGCGCCCGACCCGCTCAGGCTGGTGCGCGACATCGGCCGCGCCGACGAGCTTGACGCGATCGTGGGGCTTGCGCGCAAGGGTCCAGCCATGCTGGCGAGGCTGTCGGCTGGCGGTACCGGGGTCAGCGAGATCGGCCGCATGGCCGGCCGCATTACCGACGCCTGCACCGGGCGGCTGATCGAACTGGCCGCCGAGCGCCTGGGCGAGCCTCCCATGGCTTGGGCCTGGCTGGCCTTCGGCTCGCAGGCGCGGCTGGAGCAGGGTCTGACGGGCGACCAGGACAACGGCCTGCTTCTGGCCGACGAACCTGACGAGGCAGCGGATACGTACTTCCGGAAGCTGGCCGAGTTCGTTTGCGCCGGCCTCGACGCCTGCGGCTACGTGTATTGTCCCGGCGGCGTCATGGCGCAGGGCGAGTGGCGGATGTCCCGCAAGGCCTGGCGATCGCGCTTCGATGGCTGGATACGCGAGCCCGAGCCCAAGTCGGTGATGCACTGCAGCATCTTTTTCGACATGCGGCCGGTGCGCGGTGATATGCATCTGGCCCGTTCCCTGCACCGGGACGTGCTCGAACAGGCTGCTGAAAGCGACATTTTCCGCCGCTTCCTGGCGGCCGAATCCATGGCGCACCGGCCACCGCTGGGCCTGTTCAGGCAGTTCGTCCAGGAACGCGGCGGCGGGCGCAGCAAGGGACTCAACCTCAAAAAGCGCGGCGTCATTCCCATCGTCGATCTGGCGCGCGTCCACGCACTGGAGGGCGCTATCGAGGTCGTACACACAGAAGAACGCATTCGCCATGCTGGTCGGACGGATCTGCTCACTACCGGTGATGCGGACGACCTGATCCACGCCCTGCGCTTTATCGGCGGGGTTCGGCTCCGCCACCAGGTGTGCCAGCTCGAACGCGGCGAGCAGCCCGACAACCTGGTCGATCCCGACGAGCTTTCCAGCCTGCATCGCCGCTACCTCAGGTCAGCGTTCAGTATCGTCACGTCGGCCCAGCGGGCGATGGCCCAGCACTACATGCTGTGA
- a CDS encoding cation acetate symporter, whose protein sequence is MDLQTITYLVVGATFALYIGIAVWSRAHSTGDFYVAGKGVHPVANGMATAADWMSAASFISMAGLIAFLGYDGSVYLMGWTGGYVLLALLLAPYLRKYGKFTVPEFIGDRYYSKSARVVAVICLIFISFTYVAGQMRGVGIVFSRFLEVDIVTGLLVGMGIVFIYAVLGGMKGITYTQVAQYCVLIFAYTVPAVFISIQLTGNPLPQLGLGSSVNGGESIWLLERLDTIVQDLGFSAYTDGSKATIDVFCITLALMVGTAGLPHVIVRFFTVPKVTDARRSAGWALLFIAILYTTAPAVGAMARLNLIETIWPGGTTEEAQPLAYEERPDWFHTWEETGLLGFEDKNGDGRIQYYNDANEQFSPVAEMRGWDGNELSVDRDIMVLANPEIANLPNWVIALVAAGGIAAALSTAAGLLLVISAAVSHDLVKGIFAPDMSERGELLTGRIAAAVAIVIAGYLGYNPPGFVAQVVAFAFGLAAASLFPAIIMGIFSTRINREGAIAGMLTGLFFTFGYILYFKGIFITPLAANVPENWLFGISPEGIGVVGMLLNIIVATVVSRLTAPPPAEIRDLIEDIRVPRGAAAAHEH, encoded by the coding sequence ATGGACCTTCAAACCATCACCTATCTTGTCGTCGGCGCTACGTTCGCGCTCTACATCGGTATCGCCGTTTGGTCGCGTGCACACTCGACCGGCGACTTCTACGTCGCCGGCAAGGGTGTCCATCCGGTTGCCAACGGTATGGCCACTGCCGCCGACTGGATGTCGGCCGCCTCGTTCATCTCGATGGCCGGACTGATTGCCTTTCTCGGCTACGACGGTTCGGTCTACCTGATGGGATGGACCGGCGGCTACGTGCTGCTCGCCTTGCTGCTCGCGCCCTATCTGCGCAAGTATGGCAAGTTCACCGTGCCCGAATTCATCGGTGATCGCTACTACTCGAAATCTGCCCGGGTTGTGGCCGTGATCTGCCTGATCTTCATCTCGTTTACCTATGTGGCCGGGCAGATGCGCGGCGTGGGCATCGTCTTCTCGCGCTTTCTCGAGGTCGACATCGTCACCGGCCTGCTGGTCGGCATGGGCATCGTGTTTATCTACGCCGTGCTCGGCGGCATGAAGGGCATCACCTACACTCAGGTGGCGCAGTACTGCGTGCTGATCTTCGCCTACACGGTGCCGGCGGTATTCATCTCCATCCAGCTGACCGGCAATCCCTTGCCCCAGCTTGGTCTGGGATCGAGCGTCAATGGAGGCGAATCGATCTGGCTACTCGAGCGGCTCGACACCATCGTCCAGGATCTGGGGTTCAGTGCCTATACCGACGGCTCCAAGGCGACGATCGATGTCTTTTGCATCACCCTGGCGCTGATGGTCGGCACCGCCGGCCTGCCGCACGTGATCGTGCGCTTCTTCACCGTGCCGAAGGTGACCGATGCACGCCGTTCGGCCGGCTGGGCCCTGCTGTTCATCGCTATTCTCTACACCACCGCCCCCGCCGTGGGCGCCATGGCCCGCCTGAACCTGATCGAGACGATCTGGCCTGGCGGTACCACCGAGGAAGCGCAGCCGCTGGCCTACGAGGAGCGACCCGACTGGTTCCACACCTGGGAAGAAACCGGGCTGCTCGGCTTCGAGGACAAGAATGGTGACGGCCGGATCCAGTACTACAACGACGCCAACGAGCAGTTCTCGCCCGTCGCCGAGATGCGCGGCTGGGACGGCAACGAACTGAGCGTCGATCGCGACATCATGGTGCTGGCCAACCCGGAAATCGCCAATCTTCCCAACTGGGTCATCGCCCTGGTCGCGGCCGGTGGTATCGCCGCCGCGCTGTCGACCGCGGCCGGGCTGCTGCTGGTCATATCCGCGGCTGTTTCGCACGACCTGGTCAAGGGCATCTTCGCGCCTGATATGAGCGAGCGCGGCGAGCTGCTGACCGGGCGTATCGCCGCGGCGGTCGCCATCGTTATCGCCGGCTACCTGGGCTACAACCCGCCCGGCTTCGTGGCCCAGGTGGTGGCATTCGCCTTCGGGCTGGCGGCCGCGTCGCTGTTCCCGGCCATCATCATGGGCATCTTCTCCACGCGCATCAATCGCGAGGGCGCCATCGCCGGCATGCTCACGGGTCTGTTCTTCACCTTCGGCTACATTCTCTACTTCAAGGGCATCTTCATCACGCCCCTGGCCGCGAATGTCCCGGAGAACTGGCTGTTCGGCATCTCGCCGGAAGGCATCGGCGTGGTCGGCATGTTGCTCAACATCATCGTCGCCACGGTCGTCAGCAGGCTCACCGCGCCGCCGCCGGCCGAAATCCGCGACCTGATCGAGGATATCCGCGTGCCGCGCGGTGCGGCGGCGGCACACGAGCACTGA
- a CDS encoding DUF4212 domain-containing protein: protein MSDQATRDRYWKANLRLMAICLVIWFVVSYGFGILLVDFLDRFQLFGYPLGFWFAQQGSIYTFLGLIFFYAWRMNKLDREHDFHEE from the coding sequence ATGTCCGATCAAGCAACGCGCGATCGCTACTGGAAGGCCAACCTGCGACTCATGGCGATCTGCCTGGTCATCTGGTTCGTCGTCTCCTACGGCTTCGGCATCCTGCTCGTCGACTTTCTCGACCGCTTCCAGTTGTTCGGCTACCCGCTCGGATTCTGGTTTGCCCAGCAGGGGTCGATCTATACCTTTCTCGGTCTGATCTTTTTCTATGCCTGGCGCATGAACAAGCTGGACCGTGAACACGACTTCCACGAGGAATAA
- a CDS encoding PAS domain-containing hybrid sensor histidine kinase/response regulator, with protein MFSPPLIAALSLAYVGLLFAIAWWGDRAAAVPLGPRTRAVIYSLSLAVYCTSWTFFGAVGSAVENGWLFATIYIGPVIVLIFGHDLMRRILHQSRTQRLTSIADFIAHRYGHSRPLAVTVTLAAVLGAIPYIALQLKAVTMGLVAISDEGHSGLSEQTLALLLALGLGVFSILFGARRLEASEHHRGMVLAIAFESLVKLVAFAAVGLWALFTILDGPFGLVERIGATPAYQELFLPSALPEGFWVQTLLAAAAILCLPRQFQVTFVENEDEADLRTARWLFPLYLLLFTLLVIPIALAGLERFGGGAYNADTFVLTLPMGDGQAWLTMLSFLGGFSAATGMVIVATVALATMVSNDLLVPLLLKLKSSQDRDFSQVVLNSRRLTIIGLATLAWLYYLVLQSTDRLAAIGLMSFAAVIHFAPALVAGVYWRLASREGALSGLLLGLTVWLMMIFLPSILEGWPAWLAIGLYRATMLGLALNVLALVLVSVWIRRRRPVLPRLLGSRGSSRPVTIGELRELTAGFIGRDRVDTAFASALPAELPDDEAPAGPELIGFTERLLSGCIGSASARTVLAAGLRRSGMQTDDALALLEQTSSAIQFNRDLLDATLDHISQGVSVVDADLRLVSWNRAYIELFDYPPGMVYIGRPVEELIRFNLQRWHGGTPLEIEDGVNRRMHHMRRRTPYVYERQHSNDRVIEIRGNPMPRGGYVTTYTDITGFKRTERELKQASATMEQQVAERTRELNQAIEALAVAKREAEAANESKSRFLAAASHDLLQPLNAARLFSSSLRESADRLPPEEANLSRRVDHSLSVAEDLLSALLDISRLDQGALQPRWSEFPVQVLLDKLERQFAALASRRELKLRLRPCRAWVHSDQKLLQRILANLVGNALRYTREGGVLVGCRRRGQHLVIEVWDSGPGIAEADRERVFDEFERLAGTDEPHFSDQGLGLGLAICQRISLMLESPLDLRSRVGAGSIFSVRVPTAEAGAWAHGTAPAAVTERPGEFAGRRVLCLDDEPDVLDGMRAMLERWGCEVLTATDRSAAAGQMAHEPALLIVDYHLDGQDNGLDAALALRGIAGRTVPVLVVTADRGDALQQRVAALGIRRLLKPVKPAALRAVMRRLLDEVGVR; from the coding sequence ATGTTCTCACCGCCCCTGATCGCCGCCCTCTCCCTGGCCTATGTCGGCCTTCTGTTCGCCATTGCCTGGTGGGGCGACCGGGCGGCAGCCGTTCCGCTGGGCCCGCGCACGCGGGCGGTCATCTATTCCCTGTCACTGGCTGTCTATTGCACGTCCTGGACCTTTTTCGGGGCCGTCGGCAGTGCAGTCGAGAACGGCTGGCTGTTTGCAACGATCTATATCGGGCCGGTGATCGTGCTCATCTTCGGGCACGACCTGATGCGGCGGATACTGCACCAGAGCCGCACCCAGCGGCTGACCTCGATCGCAGACTTCATCGCTCACCGCTATGGCCATTCGCGCCCGCTGGCGGTGACCGTCACCCTGGCCGCAGTACTGGGCGCCATCCCCTACATTGCGCTTCAGCTCAAGGCGGTCACGATGGGTCTGGTCGCCATCAGCGACGAGGGTCACAGCGGACTGTCGGAGCAGACCCTGGCGCTGCTGCTGGCCCTTGGCCTGGGCGTTTTCTCGATCCTGTTCGGGGCGCGTCGCCTGGAAGCCAGCGAGCATCACCGGGGCATGGTGCTGGCGATCGCCTTCGAGTCGCTGGTCAAGCTGGTGGCCTTTGCCGCGGTTGGACTCTGGGCCCTGTTCACGATTCTCGATGGGCCGTTCGGCCTGGTCGAGCGCATCGGCGCCACGCCGGCGTATCAGGAGCTGTTCCTTCCCTCCGCGCTGCCCGAGGGGTTTTGGGTTCAGACCCTGCTGGCGGCCGCGGCCATCCTGTGCCTGCCGCGCCAGTTCCAGGTCACCTTCGTCGAGAACGAGGATGAAGCCGACCTGCGCACCGCCCGCTGGCTTTTCCCCCTCTACCTCTTGCTTTTCACGCTGCTGGTCATTCCGATCGCGCTGGCGGGCCTGGAGCGGTTCGGCGGCGGGGCATACAACGCGGATACCTTCGTGCTGACCCTCCCGATGGGCGACGGGCAGGCCTGGCTGACCATGCTAAGCTTTCTGGGCGGCTTTTCCGCGGCAACGGGCATGGTGATCGTGGCCACCGTGGCGCTGGCCACGATGGTCAGCAACGACCTGCTGGTTCCCTTGCTTCTGAAACTGAAATCAAGCCAGGACAGGGATTTCAGCCAGGTCGTTCTCAATTCCCGTCGGCTGACCATCATCGGTCTGGCCACCCTGGCCTGGCTGTATTACCTGGTGCTGCAAAGCACCGATCGGCTGGCTGCGATCGGGTTGATGTCCTTTGCCGCGGTCATCCATTTCGCGCCTGCGCTGGTGGCCGGCGTGTACTGGCGGCTGGCCAGCCGCGAGGGAGCGCTGAGCGGTTTGCTGCTGGGGCTGACCGTCTGGCTCATGATGATCTTTTTGCCCTCCATTCTCGAGGGCTGGCCGGCCTGGCTTGCAATCGGTCTGTACCGGGCCACGATGCTGGGCCTGGCGCTGAATGTGCTGGCCCTGGTGCTGGTGTCGGTGTGGATCCGGCGTCGTCGGCCGGTGCTGCCGCGCCTGCTGGGCAGCCGCGGCTCGTCCCGGCCGGTGACCATCGGCGAGCTGCGCGAACTGACCGCCGGCTTCATCGGTCGTGACCGCGTCGACACGGCGTTTGCCAGCGCTCTGCCGGCGGAGCTGCCGGACGATGAAGCGCCGGCCGGCCCCGAGTTGATCGGTTTTACCGAGCGACTGTTGTCAGGCTGTATCGGCTCGGCCTCGGCCCGAACCGTGCTGGCGGCCGGTCTGCGTCGCAGCGGTATGCAGACCGACGACGCGCTGGCCCTGCTCGAACAGACCTCCAGCGCCATTCAGTTCAATCGCGACCTGCTCGACGCCACGCTCGATCACATCAGCCAGGGCGTAAGCGTGGTCGACGCGGATCTTCGCCTGGTCAGCTGGAACCGTGCCTATATCGAGCTGTTCGACTATCCGCCGGGAATGGTCTACATCGGTCGCCCGGTCGAGGAGTTGATTCGCTTCAACCTTCAGCGCTGGCATGGGGGAACGCCGCTGGAGATCGAGGACGGCGTCAACCGGCGCATGCACCACATGAGGCGCCGGACGCCCTATGTCTACGAGCGCCAGCACAGCAATGACAGAGTCATCGAGATTCGCGGTAACCCGATGCCGCGCGGTGGCTATGTGACCACCTACACCGACATCACCGGATTCAAACGCACCGAGCGGGAGCTCAAGCAAGCCTCCGCGACGATGGAACAACAAGTTGCAGAGCGAACCCGCGAGCTCAATCAGGCAATAGAAGCGTTGGCGGTCGCCAAGCGCGAGGCCGAAGCCGCCAACGAAAGCAAGTCCCGATTCCTCGCCGCGGCCAGTCACGATCTGCTGCAGCCGCTCAATGCGGCGCGCCTGTTTTCATCTTCGCTCAGAGAGTCGGCCGATCGCCTGCCGCCCGAGGAGGCCAATCTCAGCCGCCGGGTCGACCACAGCCTGAGCGTGGCCGAGGACCTACTCTCGGCCCTGCTCGACATCAGCCGTCTCGACCAGGGCGCACTGCAGCCGCGCTGGTCGGAGTTTCCCGTGCAGGTGCTGCTCGACAAGCTCGAGCGACAGTTCGCGGCTCTGGCCAGCCGCAGGGAACTGAAGCTGCGGCTTCGCCCGTGTCGGGCCTGGGTGCATAGCGACCAAAAGCTGCTGCAGCGCATCCTCGCCAATCTGGTCGGAAACGCCTTGCGCTACACTCGAGAAGGCGGTGTGCTGGTTGGTTGTCGACGGCGCGGTCAACATCTGGTTATCGAAGTGTGGGACTCGGGTCCCGGCATCGCCGAAGCCGATCGCGAGCGAGTGTTCGACGAGTTTGAGCGCCTGGCCGGCACCGACGAGCCGCACTTCAGCGATCAGGGTCTGGGTCTGGGCCTGGCCATTTGCCAGCGCATCAGCCTGATGCTGGAGTCGCCGCTGGACCTGCGTTCAAGGGTCGGCGCCGGCAGCATTTTTTCCGTTCGCGTCCCCACCGCTGAGGCCGGCGCCTGGGCGCACGGGACGGCGCCGGCTGCAGTGACCGAGAGGCCCGGTGAATTCGCGGGCCGGCGAGTGCTTTGCCTGGATGACGAGCCGGACGTGCTCGACGGCATGCGCGCCATGCTGGAGCGATGGGGTTGCGAAGTACTGACCGCCACGGACCGCTCAGCAGCGGCCGGACAGATGGCCCATGAGCCGGCCCTGCTCATCGTCGATTACCATCTGGACGGACAGGACAACGGCCTGGACGCCGCGCTGGCCCTGCGAGGAATTGCGGGTCGTACGGTGCCGGTGCTGGTGGTCACGGCCGATCGCGGCGATGCGCTGCAGCAGCGTGTTGCCGCGCTCGGGATTCGCCGCCTGCTCAAGCCGGTCAAGCCGGCTGCACTGCGCGCGGTCATGCGCCGCCTGCTCGACGAGGTCGGGGTGCGCTAG